A single region of the Plantactinospora soyae genome encodes:
- a CDS encoding epoxide hydrolase family protein, with translation MTDSNSDIRPFRIDIPQEHLDDLITRLANTRWPTLPEAGWSRGVPVEYLKGLTEYWRTGYDWRAYEAVLNKIPQYVTEIDGQTIHFLHVRSPEPEATPLILLHGWPSSFLEFLDVIDPLTDPRAHGGDPADAFHLVIPSLPGFGFSAPLTGPGWGSEKMAAALVQLMDRLGYSRYGAQGGDTGSYVAPAMGRQDPDHVIGVHVNALVTYPVGAEGELDGLTETEQQRLAAMGSYNDGYLQIQAKSPHTLAYGLHDSPAGQLAWMVEMFQRLTDHPADGMPEDAIGIDRMLSAVTLYWLTGTGGSAAQVYYEDITANAWSSGAGEWGEAASDDAAGSDDWTTAELGAVPTGVLVSTRDITIRRFAEREHNVVHWSEYDQGGHFFATEQPHLFANDVRAFFRKVR, from the coding sequence ATGACGGACTCGAACTCGGACATCCGCCCCTTTCGCATCGACATACCGCAGGAGCACCTGGACGACCTGATCACCCGGCTGGCCAACACCCGCTGGCCGACGCTCCCCGAGGCCGGCTGGAGCCGCGGTGTACCGGTGGAATACCTGAAAGGTCTCACCGAATACTGGCGCACCGGCTACGACTGGCGCGCGTACGAGGCAGTGCTGAACAAGATCCCGCAGTACGTCACCGAGATCGACGGGCAGACCATTCACTTCCTGCACGTACGCTCACCCGAGCCGGAGGCGACCCCACTGATCCTGCTGCACGGGTGGCCGAGCTCCTTCCTGGAGTTTCTCGATGTGATCGACCCGCTGACCGACCCACGGGCGCACGGCGGCGACCCGGCCGACGCCTTCCACCTCGTCATCCCGTCGCTGCCCGGATTCGGGTTCTCCGCGCCACTGACCGGGCCGGGCTGGGGCAGCGAGAAGATGGCCGCCGCGCTGGTTCAGCTCATGGACCGGCTCGGCTACTCGCGCTACGGTGCGCAGGGCGGCGACACCGGCTCCTACGTCGCCCCCGCGATGGGTCGGCAGGACCCGGACCATGTGATCGGTGTCCACGTCAACGCGCTGGTCACGTACCCGGTCGGCGCCGAGGGGGAGCTGGACGGGCTCACCGAGACCGAGCAGCAACGCCTGGCGGCGATGGGCAGCTACAACGACGGCTACCTGCAGATCCAGGCCAAGTCGCCGCACACCCTGGCGTACGGGCTGCACGACTCGCCGGCCGGGCAGCTCGCCTGGATGGTCGAGATGTTCCAGCGCCTGACCGACCACCCCGCCGACGGGATGCCCGAGGACGCCATAGGCATCGACCGGATGCTCAGCGCCGTCACCCTGTACTGGCTGACCGGCACCGGTGGTTCCGCCGCGCAGGTCTACTACGAGGACATCACCGCGAACGCCTGGAGCAGCGGGGCGGGCGAGTGGGGTGAGGCCGCCTCGGACGATGCGGCAGGCTCCGACGACTGGACGACGGCCGAACTCGGAGCCGTCCCCACCGGTGTGCTGGTGTCGACGCGGGACATCACCATCCGTCGGTTCGCCGAGCGCGAGCACAACGTGGTGCACTGGTCGGAGTACGACCAGGGCGGTCACTTCTTCGCCACGGAGCAGCCGCACCTGTTCGCCAACGACGTACGCGCCTTCTTCCGGAAGGTCCGCTGA
- a CDS encoding winged helix DNA-binding domain-containing protein, whose product MGARRQRSVASTDVLCRRALNRATLHRQLLLRRGGAGGVEVVERIGGLNAQQPNDPYLALHSRLAGFTLAELTAAIEDRRLVRSCLMRATQHLASATDFRWLRPVLDPLLTRVQRNVFGRRTAGVDLTELVADTRAILAGRTLTRPELGRILAQRRPGADASALAWSAQYLLPLLHPAPSGTWDTLGSTPVALAEEQLGPLEAPDPRRLVSWYLAAFGPATTADIRAWSGVSGLPDIVAEMSGELRAFRDESGRPVYDLPDACRPDPDTPAPVRLLAGFDNLLLAHADRTRIMTNETRRRVCVDDLIKPTVLIDGTVSGTWHLDRRAGLVTVQPFTRLRADHTDAVTAEGHRVLRLAAPDQAPHDVRIAPA is encoded by the coding sequence ATGGGCGCCCGCCGACAGCGTTCCGTCGCGTCGACCGACGTGCTCTGTCGGCGGGCGCTGAACCGGGCCACCCTGCACCGCCAGCTGCTACTGCGGCGCGGCGGTGCAGGAGGGGTCGAGGTGGTCGAGAGGATCGGCGGCCTGAACGCCCAGCAACCCAACGACCCCTACCTCGCCCTCCACTCGCGACTGGCTGGCTTCACGCTGGCTGAACTGACCGCCGCGATCGAGGACCGCCGCCTGGTGCGCTCCTGTCTGATGCGGGCAACCCAGCACCTGGCGAGCGCCACCGACTTCCGCTGGTTGCGCCCGGTGCTCGACCCACTGCTGACTCGGGTGCAACGCAACGTGTTCGGCAGGCGTACCGCCGGCGTCGACCTGACCGAGCTGGTCGCCGACACCCGGGCGATCCTGGCCGGGCGTACCCTGACTCGTCCCGAACTCGGCCGGATACTTGCCCAGCGTCGACCGGGTGCCGACGCCAGCGCGCTCGCCTGGTCCGCGCAGTACCTGCTCCCGCTGCTGCACCCCGCGCCGAGCGGCACCTGGGACACGCTCGGCAGCACCCCGGTCGCCCTCGCGGAGGAACAGCTCGGTCCGTTGGAAGCACCGGACCCGCGCCGACTGGTCTCCTGGTACCTGGCCGCATTCGGGCCTGCCACCACCGCGGACATCCGGGCATGGTCGGGGGTCAGCGGGCTACCGGACATCGTCGCCGAGATGAGCGGCGAGCTGCGAGCGTTCCGCGACGAATCGGGCCGCCCGGTGTACGACCTTCCCGACGCGTGCCGACCCGACCCTGACACGCCGGCACCCGTACGACTGCTCGCCGGATTCGACAACCTTCTGCTCGCCCACGCCGACCGGACCCGGATCATGACCAATGAGACCCGACGCCGGGTATGTGTGGACGACCTGATCAAGCCCACCGTCCTGATCGACGGAACCGTGTCCGGCACCTGGCACCTGGACCGACGTGCGGGGCTGGTCACCGTCCAGCCGTTCACTCGGCTGCGGGCCGACCACACCGACGCGGTCACCGCCGAGGGCCACCGGGTACTTCGGCTCGCCGCACCCGATCAGGCACCGCATGACGTGCGGATCGCGCCAGCCTGA
- a CDS encoding polysaccharide lyase family protein, which yields MSRRTALGLVGAAAATPVLLGQGSAVAAPKPGGVQIMINGVPAAPGSYPFPGDIDDLVLDNGLIRFAFGRDDAAGGILTGWSDVSITATSIVVDGVELAHNLNGTAPFDPDRQHSFYVDAGGGSSRLVCTEVRVLRASADLVEVAFVDDTSPRLRHEHHLIMRRGKRGLYGYDILTAVVAQSINELRMNARWDRAILDHAFNWERGKGQQPTYAYLATQGGETRPIDGINNPDLPSPESNSGNLPPGSLYTKYDWSLYHHENPMFGHYGHGFGAWFTPLGGVSDQTLCAFYGVGPNHQDLAIHQDALICNYFGANHYGLPAYPLSAGYQRLYGPWYTFVNTGDPDEPDAMIAEAARIAMAEIRENRRGSDWIVDPFYPPPAQRTTVTGRLRIADDRPAGGHWVLLSTQDVTDVYTIHEPTYFVKTAEDGTFSLPGIPPAWQPGTRTPGTYNLYVFAATGSVTDQLKLTGITVGGAKQDLGELEWTPTDHGTFLWQVGSADRMGGEFALATDPETFANPRNFGKPARIPGDLTYTIGQSWEPQDWYYAQTNAGTWTITFELDRAYTGTAYLTVSSSMQRSGRPTVAVNGSTTDITGSLPNNNDSTIARQADRSGYPRLAALSFPASMLVVGTNTITFTRGAGTAEGTGLGWDTLLLEVDEEPAPGLARLKGRVTGVERVQRGRPGATVWTVEVTNTGRGAANDVRLDGFAPTGSGRSGKSGHVITSRDPERFPVPVAASIPPGGTATFEVRVDFTRAPNLHRSKFEVRVSANGGRARAVFTGR from the coding sequence GTGTCCCGACGAACCGCCCTCGGACTGGTGGGTGCCGCCGCGGCGACACCCGTGCTGCTGGGCCAGGGCTCCGCCGTCGCGGCGCCCAAGCCGGGTGGCGTACAGATAATGATCAACGGCGTGCCGGCGGCCCCCGGCAGCTACCCGTTCCCGGGTGACATCGACGACCTGGTGCTTGACAACGGGCTGATCCGGTTCGCCTTCGGCCGGGACGACGCGGCCGGCGGCATCCTCACCGGCTGGAGCGACGTCTCCATCACCGCCACCTCCATCGTGGTGGACGGCGTCGAACTGGCGCACAACCTCAACGGCACGGCGCCGTTCGACCCGGACCGCCAGCACTCGTTCTATGTCGACGCGGGCGGCGGGAGCAGCCGGCTGGTCTGCACCGAGGTACGGGTGCTGCGCGCCAGCGCGGATCTGGTCGAGGTGGCGTTCGTGGACGACACCAGCCCGCGGCTGCGCCACGAGCACCACCTGATCATGCGACGCGGCAAGCGGGGCCTCTACGGGTACGACATCCTCACCGCGGTGGTCGCGCAGTCCATCAACGAGCTCCGGATGAACGCGCGCTGGGATCGGGCCATCCTGGACCACGCGTTCAACTGGGAGCGTGGCAAGGGCCAGCAGCCGACGTACGCCTATCTGGCCACCCAGGGCGGCGAGACCCGGCCGATCGACGGCATCAACAACCCGGACCTGCCGTCGCCGGAGAGCAACTCCGGGAACCTGCCGCCGGGCAGCCTCTACACCAAGTACGACTGGAGCCTGTACCACCACGAGAACCCGATGTTCGGTCACTACGGACACGGTTTCGGCGCCTGGTTCACCCCGCTCGGCGGGGTCAGCGACCAGACGTTGTGCGCGTTCTACGGCGTCGGCCCCAACCACCAGGACCTGGCCATCCACCAGGACGCGCTGATCTGCAACTACTTCGGCGCCAACCACTACGGGCTGCCGGCGTACCCGCTGTCCGCCGGCTACCAGCGGCTGTACGGGCCGTGGTACACGTTCGTCAACACCGGCGACCCCGACGAGCCGGACGCGATGATCGCCGAGGCAGCCAGGATCGCCATGGCGGAGATCAGGGAGAACCGGCGCGGCTCGGACTGGATCGTCGACCCCTTCTATCCGCCGCCCGCCCAGCGCACCACGGTCACCGGCCGGCTGCGCATCGCCGACGACCGGCCCGCCGGCGGGCACTGGGTCCTGTTGTCCACTCAGGACGTCACCGACGTCTACACCATCCACGAGCCGACCTACTTCGTGAAGACGGCCGAGGACGGCACCTTCAGCCTGCCCGGAATCCCGCCGGCCTGGCAGCCGGGCACCCGCACGCCGGGCACCTACAACCTCTACGTCTTCGCCGCCACGGGGTCGGTGACCGACCAACTCAAGCTGACCGGGATCACCGTCGGCGGGGCGAAGCAGGATCTCGGCGAGCTCGAGTGGACGCCGACCGACCACGGCACGTTCCTCTGGCAGGTCGGCTCCGCCGACCGGATGGGCGGCGAGTTCGCGCTCGCCACCGACCCGGAGACCTTCGCCAACCCGCGCAACTTCGGCAAGCCGGCCCGGATACCGGGGGATCTGACGTACACGATCGGGCAGAGCTGGGAACCGCAGGACTGGTACTACGCCCAGACGAACGCGGGCACCTGGACGATCACGTTCGAGCTGGACCGTGCGTACACCGGCACCGCGTACCTCACGGTCTCCAGCTCGATGCAGCGCAGCGGCCGACCCACCGTGGCCGTCAACGGTTCCACCACGGACATCACCGGCTCGCTGCCGAACAACAACGACTCGACGATCGCCCGCCAGGCCGACCGCAGCGGATACCCCCGGCTCGCCGCGCTGTCGTTCCCGGCGTCGATGCTGGTGGTCGGCACCAACACGATCACGTTCACCCGAGGCGCCGGCACCGCCGAGGGCACCGGACTGGGGTGGGACACCCTGCTGCTGGAGGTGGACGAGGAGCCGGCGCCCGGCCTGGCGCGGCTGAAAGGCCGGGTGACCGGGGTGGAGCGCGTCCAGCGCGGCCGGCCGGGCGCGACGGTCTGGACCGTCGAGGTGACCAACACCGGCCGCGGCGCCGCCAACGACGTGCGGCTGGACGGCTTCGCACCGACCGGGTCGGGCAGGTCCGGCAAGTCCGGCCACGTCATCACGAGCCGGGACCCGGAGCGGTTCCCGGTGCCCGTCGCGGCCAGCATTCCGCCCGGCGGGACCGCGACGTTCGAGGTACGGGTCGACTTCACCCGTGCCCCGAACCTGCACCGAAGCAAGTTCGAGGTCCGGGTCAGCGCGAACGGCGGACGGGCCCGAGCCGTGTTCACCGGACGCTGA
- a CDS encoding glucuronyl esterase domain-containing protein translates to MENPELPAPERGTDTGAGGGRGTSRRTLLRVVGVSPLGLAVAAAPGSALAATSPAARTRVAVHECVQKFGAFPTLPLSTIQDRDQMLCQLGIKLPNLGSWLDDPNRPPNLAGDPAARLWFDAFGHPVRRGALGGLWASYDDATSSGAIGYGTGDNPEVDGWGYTPIELLEMKNGRPVRTPDDWWNKRRPEIFKAVQEELYGTIPDRKLWPKITWELGAVSFGTADGVDYAERTVTGIIDTSRYPEVRNAPRIFGTLRIPRVAYDARTEVPVVVVFGGTARWSLLGPQGWGIFGFANAQLQPDSGGANMSSYIIGLINKGNWRKPGDWGALAAWSWGISRLIDFFDAPGEYVGADANRIGVQGHSRYGKATIVAAAYDPRIKAAYASSSGSLGARMNRRHWGQDLENDGDYANNAGESLEYHWMAGNYFKWMGPLVDDPENPGVGLAKNGTYKPRRLELMSVDGHSMVALAAPRVVYITGGNNNDSWADPRGMYLAGAHATEVYNLVGVDGLVVPQGTEFTSGPGEPIGGTPPFDEAFIDGYVGYRRQNAGHVDSPGWPAFVEMCKKVFERAPFPDATDVKAGKKVSSRKWKVEGLTGRARVSVVNGEYQTRGGWSSRPGVIENGQQIRVRHTSSRLDGAPVVTTLKIGDDTYTFTSITAEDRGHGHS, encoded by the coding sequence ATGGAAAACCCGGAACTGCCAGCCCCGGAACGCGGTACCGACACGGGTGCCGGTGGAGGGCGGGGCACATCGAGGCGGACTCTGCTCCGTGTCGTAGGTGTCTCGCCCCTGGGCCTGGCGGTCGCCGCCGCACCTGGCTCGGCACTCGCCGCGACGAGCCCCGCCGCGCGGACCAGGGTCGCGGTGCACGAATGCGTGCAGAAGTTCGGGGCGTTTCCGACGCTGCCGCTCAGCACCATCCAGGATCGCGACCAGATGCTCTGCCAGCTCGGCATCAAGCTGCCGAACCTGGGCTCATGGCTCGACGACCCGAACCGTCCGCCGAACCTGGCGGGAGACCCCGCGGCCCGGCTCTGGTTCGATGCCTTCGGCCATCCGGTACGAAGGGGAGCGCTGGGTGGACTCTGGGCGAGCTATGACGACGCGACCAGTTCCGGTGCGATCGGGTACGGCACCGGGGACAACCCGGAGGTCGATGGTTGGGGGTACACCCCGATCGAGCTGCTGGAGATGAAGAACGGGCGGCCGGTGCGGACGCCCGACGACTGGTGGAACAAGCGCCGCCCGGAGATCTTCAAGGCGGTCCAGGAAGAGCTGTACGGCACGATCCCGGACCGCAAACTGTGGCCGAAGATCACCTGGGAGCTCGGAGCGGTCTCGTTCGGCACGGCGGACGGTGTCGACTACGCCGAGCGTACGGTGACCGGGATCATCGACACGTCGAGGTACCCGGAGGTGCGGAACGCGCCGCGGATCTTCGGCACGCTACGGATTCCGCGGGTGGCGTACGACGCCCGGACCGAGGTCCCGGTGGTGGTGGTGTTCGGCGGAACGGCGAGATGGTCGCTGCTGGGTCCCCAGGGGTGGGGGATCTTCGGATTCGCCAACGCCCAGTTGCAGCCCGACAGCGGCGGGGCCAACATGTCCAGCTACATCATCGGCTTGATCAACAAGGGCAACTGGAGGAAACCCGGTGACTGGGGCGCGCTGGCCGCCTGGAGCTGGGGCATCAGCCGACTGATCGACTTCTTCGACGCGCCGGGCGAGTACGTCGGTGCCGATGCCAACCGGATCGGGGTGCAGGGCCACTCGCGGTACGGCAAGGCCACGATCGTCGCCGCCGCCTACGATCCCCGGATCAAGGCGGCCTACGCGAGTTCGTCCGGATCGCTCGGGGCGAGAATGAACCGCCGCCACTGGGGACAGGACCTCGAGAACGACGGCGACTACGCCAACAATGCCGGCGAGAGCCTGGAGTACCACTGGATGGCGGGCAACTACTTCAAGTGGATGGGCCCGCTGGTCGACGACCCGGAGAACCCCGGGGTCGGCCTGGCGAAGAACGGTACCTACAAGCCGCGCAGGCTCGAGCTGATGAGCGTGGACGGGCACTCGATGGTGGCACTGGCCGCGCCGCGCGTGGTGTACATCACCGGTGGCAACAACAATGACTCGTGGGCCGACCCGCGGGGCATGTACCTGGCCGGTGCCCACGCCACGGAGGTCTACAACCTGGTCGGCGTCGACGGTCTGGTCGTGCCGCAAGGCACGGAATTCACCTCGGGCCCCGGCGAGCCGATCGGTGGGACTCCGCCGTTCGACGAGGCGTTCATCGACGGGTACGTCGGCTACCGGCGGCAGAACGCCGGACATGTCGACTCCCCGGGGTGGCCCGCGTTCGTCGAGATGTGCAAGAAGGTCTTCGAACGCGCGCCGTTCCCCGATGCGACCGACGTCAAGGCGGGCAAGAAGGTGAGCAGCCGGAAGTGGAAGGTCGAGGGCCTGACCGGTCGGGCACGGGTCAGTGTCGTCAACGGGGAGTACCAGACCCGAGGGGGCTGGAGCAGTAGGCCGGGCGTGATCGAGAACGGGCAGCAGATCCGGGTTCGGCACACCAGCTCCCGCCTGGACGGAGCGCCGGTAGTCACCACCCTGAAGATCGGTGACGACACCTACACCTTCACCAGTATCACCGCCGAAGACCGAGGGCACGGTCACTCCTGA